The Eubacteriales bacterium genome has a window encoding:
- a CDS encoding flavin reductase — protein sequence MNKSVLRDISYGVYAIGVKDEKKFTGCIVNTVFQITSEPMIIAISLNKNNYTYGVVDKTKRFAVSILSEKTESTVIGRLGFYSGKDTDKFGSVKYTVKSDLPVIDNNICSYLICEVNSMHDMGTHVVIFANIVDGDKVTDLTPMTYKYYHEVVKGSAPKNAPTYIEEKPKAAENKKAASGVRYICTVCGYIYEGDITKEPDTYRCPICNQPKSVFKKLED from the coding sequence ATGAATAAATCAGTTTTAAGAGACATATCTTACGGGGTTTATGCTATAGGCGTTAAAGACGAGAAAAAATTTACAGGCTGCATTGTAAATACGGTTTTTCAAATCACGAGTGAACCTATGATTATTGCGATCAGCTTGAACAAAAATAACTATACTTATGGCGTGGTCGATAAAACAAAAAGATTCGCTGTATCCATTTTGTCTGAAAAAACTGAAAGTACAGTGATTGGGCGCCTCGGGTTTTATTCGGGCAAGGATACGGATAAATTTGGTTCAGTTAAATATACGGTTAAGAGTGATCTTCCGGTAATTGATAACAACATTTGTTCGTACCTTATTTGCGAAGTTAATTCAATGCACGATATGGGGACACACGTCGTTATATTTGCCAATATAGTTGATGGAGATAAAGTTACAGATTTAACTCCTATGACTTATAAATACTACCATGAAGTAGTAAAGGGGAGTGCCCCGAAAAACGCACCTACTTATATAGAAGAAAAGCCAAAGGCAGCAGAAAATAAAAAAGCTGCAAGCGGCGTAAGGTATATATGCACTGTATGTGGATATATTTACGAAGGCGATATAACTAAAGAGCCGGACACATATAGGTGCCCCATATGCAACCAACCTAAAAGCGTATTTAAAAAGCTGGAAGATTAA
- a CDS encoding D-alanine--D-alanine ligase → MNVVVLAGGLSTERDVSISSGSLICAALKRAGHNAILVDVFLGTENLNSSIEDVFKRGDELLKTDIGTEVPDIETIKATRGESIFGDIGTNVIELCKAADIVYMGLHGENGENGRLQALFDVIKVKYTGTGYLGSALAMNKALTKQLLLANGVLTAAGIVITNKDKDSISIIGGIKMPCIIKPCSGGSSIGISIARNKDELNRAIDEAFKYENEVLIEEYIEGREFSVGILGDKVLPIIEIIPNEGFYDYSHKYQKGWTKEVCPADLDDVTAKNMQDAACKVNKVLKLEVYSRIDFILDKDNNIYCLEANTLPGMTPTSLLPQEALNIGISYEELCEEIIKLSLLKNQE, encoded by the coding sequence TTGAATGTTGTTGTATTGGCGGGTGGATTAAGTACAGAACGGGATGTTTCTATATCAAGCGGAAGCCTGATATGTGCTGCTTTGAAAAGGGCGGGGCATAACGCTATTTTAGTTGATGTTTTTTTAGGAACGGAGAATCTTAACAGCAGTATAGAAGATGTTTTTAAAAGGGGAGATGAGCTTTTAAAAACGGATATCGGCACAGAGGTTCCGGATATTGAAACAATAAAAGCAACAAGGGGCGAAAGCATATTCGGGGATATCGGCACTAACGTAATTGAGTTATGTAAAGCTGCTGACATCGTATATATGGGGCTGCACGGCGAGAACGGCGAAAACGGAAGGCTGCAGGCATTATTTGATGTTATCAAGGTAAAATATACGGGCACAGGCTATCTTGGCAGTGCGCTGGCCATGAACAAAGCGCTAACAAAGCAACTTCTTTTAGCTAACGGCGTGCTTACGGCTGCGGGTATCGTCATAACCAATAAGGATAAGGACAGCATCAGCATTATAGGCGGTATAAAGATGCCGTGTATCATAAAGCCTTGTTCCGGAGGGTCCAGCATCGGAATATCTATAGCTAGGAATAAAGATGAGCTTAATAGGGCTATTGATGAAGCATTTAAATACGAAAACGAAGTGCTTATAGAGGAGTATATAGAAGGCAGGGAGTTTTCAGTTGGCATTTTGGGAGATAAAGTACTTCCTATAATCGAGATAATACCAAACGAAGGTTTTTATGATTATTCGCATAAATATCAAAAGGGATGGACAAAGGAAGTCTGCCCTGCCGATTTAGATGATGTGACAGCTAAAAACATGCAGGATGCCGCATGCAAGGTTAATAAGGTCTTAAAATTAGAAGTTTATTCTAGGATAGATTTTATACTTGATAAGGATAATAACATATACTGCCTCGAGGCAAATACCTTGCCTGGCATGACACCGACCAGCCTTCTTCCGCAGGAGGCATTGAATATTGGCATTTCATACGAAGAATTATGCGAAGAAATAATTAAGTTATCTCTTTTGAAAAACCAGGAGTAA
- the larE gene encoding ATP-dependent sacrificial sulfur transferase LarE, whose protein sequence is MNKYLKLIEFIKKYKNCGVMFSGGTDSFFLLSAAIDAIGKDNVTAITLKTPFVSKSEIETAVSGAKMLNAKHIIIGFDILNDDNVVVNDTERCYYCKKAILGYAISKLDELKLEVLFDGTNKSDEGDYRPGMKALFEFGVISPLKQVGFEKSEIMDELKSRGFKKMARSADACLATRIKTGQKITKEKLNKIEKAEEYIKSFGVKLVRVRTIDDNAVIELLKEDIENFKKEHLGEALIKLKKIGYKNVSLSKEGYKRGSMQS, encoded by the coding sequence ATGAATAAATACCTTAAACTTATAGAGTTTATAAAGAAATATAAAAACTGCGGCGTTATGTTTTCCGGCGGGACAGACAGCTTCTTTTTACTGAGCGCAGCTATAGACGCTATCGGAAAAGACAATGTAACTGCGATAACGTTAAAAACGCCATTTGTTTCTAAAAGCGAGATTGAAACGGCAGTTTCAGGAGCCAAGATGCTAAATGCCAAGCACATAATCATTGGTTTTGATATACTTAACGATGATAATGTAGTAGTAAATGATACTGAGCGCTGTTATTACTGCAAAAAAGCAATTCTAGGCTATGCCATTTCAAAGCTTGATGAATTAAAATTGGAAGTGTTGTTTGACGGTACCAATAAGTCAGATGAAGGGGATTACCGCCCAGGCATGAAGGCACTTTTTGAATTTGGCGTTATAAGCCCTCTTAAGCAGGTGGGATTTGAAAAATCTGAGATAATGGATGAGCTTAAGTCAAGAGGGTTTAAAAAGATGGCACGTAGCGCCGATGCATGTCTTGCCACAAGAATTAAAACCGGGCAAAAGATAACCAAAGAAAAGCTGAATAAAATAGAAAAAGCTGAAGAGTATATAAAATCTTTCGGCGTTAAGTTAGTTCGCGTAAGAACGATAGACGATAATGCAGTAATAGAGCTTTTAAAAGAAGATATAGAAAATTTTAAAAAAGAACATTTAGGTGAAGCTTTAATAAAGTTAAAGAAGATTGGATATAAAAATGTCTCTTTATCCAAAGAAGGATATAAACGGGGAAGTATGCAATCTTAA
- a CDS encoding rubrerythrin family protein, with amino-acid sequence MKDLKGTKTESNLMAAFAGESQARNKYTFYASQAKKEGYNQIAAIFTETAGNEKEHAEIWYKLFTGGIGDTKQNLADAASGENYEWSDMYATFAKEAREEGFEQIAGLFERVAKIEKIHEERYLKLLQNLNEGKVFERDGVVIWKCSNCGHIHVGKTAPEICPVCSHPRAYFELRAENY; translated from the coding sequence ATGAAAGATTTAAAAGGAACAAAAACAGAATCAAATTTAATGGCTGCATTCGCTGGTGAATCACAAGCGAGAAACAAGTACACTTTTTATGCATCACAAGCCAAGAAAGAGGGATACAACCAAATAGCTGCTATCTTTACAGAAACTGCAGGAAATGAAAAAGAGCATGCTGAGATTTGGTATAAACTATTTACCGGTGGCATAGGAGACACGAAGCAGAACTTGGCTGATGCTGCATCAGGTGAAAATTACGAATGGTCTGATATGTATGCTACATTTGCAAAAGAAGCAAGAGAAGAAGGATTCGAACAAATCGCCGGCCTTTTTGAAAGGGTAGCTAAGATCGAAAAAATACATGAAGAGAGATATCTTAAATTGCTCCAAAACTTAAACGAAGGGAAAGTATTTGAAAGAGATGGAGTAGTGATTTGGAAATGTTCAAACTGCGGACATATACATGTTGGCAAAACCGCTCCTGAAATTTGCCCGGTATGTTCACATCCACGTGCATATTTTGAGCTAAGAGCAGAAAATTATTGA
- the murF gene encoding UDP-N-acetylmuramoyl-tripeptide--D-alanyl-D-alanine ligase, with product MLKFKLKEALKAVNGKYYGNLKYLESDILGVSIDSREIKKGFLFIPIKGERFNGHDFIASAYENGALCCFSEKVLNTDKPYILVESALNAFQDLAEFYRSLFSIKVVGITGSVGKTTTKELVACVLSKKYNVLKSKGNFNNQIGVPLTIFRLEKEHEVAVIEMGTNHFGEIRNLAKMARPDICIFTNIGESHLEYLGTKEGVLKAKSEMLDYMREDGTIIINGDDNLLPTLKGKGLDIISFGKKQSNFIYARGLRNIGLLGLSAIIGSKGKVLTDIFIPSPGEHMLYNALAAFSAGVALNLSIEQIKAGIKDFIPTGNRMNIINLGKIIILNDCYNANPASMKAALDVLATAKGRKVCILGDMLELGDNSKAYHFEIGQYACEKNMDIIIAVGELSKNIYDGAVFNCKGKTFYFESQNELLKNINKYIAVGDVILIKASRGMKLENTFNKLRELYN from the coding sequence TTGCTTAAATTTAAATTGAAAGAAGCTTTAAAAGCTGTTAATGGAAAGTATTACGGAAATTTAAAATACTTAGAGTCTGATATTTTGGGTGTCAGTATAGACAGCCGTGAAATAAAAAAAGGCTTTTTGTTCATACCCATAAAGGGAGAGCGCTTTAACGGACACGACTTTATAGCTTCGGCATATGAAAACGGAGCTTTATGCTGCTTTTCTGAGAAAGTCCTGAATACAGATAAACCGTATATCTTAGTTGAGTCGGCACTAAATGCGTTTCAGGACCTAGCAGAGTTTTACCGCAGCTTATTTTCAATAAAAGTAGTTGGTATAACCGGAAGCGTAGGGAAGACTACGACAAAAGAGCTTGTAGCTTGTGTGCTTAGCAAAAAGTATAACGTGTTAAAAAGCAAGGGCAATTTTAATAACCAGATAGGTGTGCCGTTAACGATTTTTCGATTGGAAAAAGAACATGAGGTAGCGGTAATTGAGATGGGGACTAACCACTTTGGCGAAATAAGGAATCTTGCCAAGATGGCAAGGCCGGATATCTGCATATTTACAAATATTGGGGAGTCACATCTTGAGTACCTAGGTACTAAAGAAGGCGTTTTAAAAGCTAAATCCGAAATGCTCGATTATATGAGAGAAGACGGTACGATAATCATAAATGGCGATGATAATTTGCTACCGACACTTAAAGGCAAAGGGCTTGACATTATTTCATTCGGCAAAAAACAAAGCAATTTTATATATGCAAGAGGGCTGCGGAATATAGGGCTTTTAGGCTTAAGCGCTATAATAGGCTCCAAAGGCAAGGTTTTAACTGATATATTTATACCATCTCCAGGTGAGCATATGCTTTATAATGCCCTGGCGGCATTTTCAGCCGGTGTAGCACTTAATCTGAGCATAGAGCAGATAAAAGCCGGGATAAAGGACTTCATTCCGACGGGAAATAGAATGAATATAATAAACTTAGGCAAGATAATCATATTAAATGACTGTTATAATGCAAACCCTGCTTCGATGAAGGCGGCACTAGACGTTTTGGCAACGGCTAAAGGAAGAAAAGTATGTATTTTAGGCGACATGCTTGAACTTGGAGATAACAGCAAAGCATACCATTTTGAAATAGGCCAATATGCCTGCGAAAAAAATATGGATATAATAATAGCGGTAGGTGAGCTTTCCAAAAATATATACGATGGAGCGGTTTTCAACTGCAAAGGAAAAACATTTTATTTTGAGAGCCAGAACGAGCTGCTAAAAAATATTAACAAGTATATTGCCGTGGGCGACGTTATTTTGATAAAGGCATCTAGGGGAATGAAATTAGAAAACACATTCAATAAATTAAGGGAACTTTATAATTAG
- a CDS encoding cob(I)yrinic acid a,c-diamide adenosyltransferase: MEKNVVHAYIGCGKGKTTAAFGLALRALGHGEKVSIHQFLKQFISGEALFLRGHADIFCYGISGFYFSMTDAEKQLLKEKTLNGFKAAAKDLKSGEYFLIVLDEVLGAIEIGLIEVSDLIKALENTNNNTNVVITGRVLPKELYEKLDLITEMKNVKHYYKKGIKSKRGIEY, translated from the coding sequence ATGGAAAAAAATGTTGTTCATGCATATATCGGTTGCGGAAAAGGAAAGACCACTGCTGCATTCGGCCTTGCGTTACGTGCGCTCGGGCATGGCGAAAAGGTATCTATTCATCAGTTTTTGAAACAATTTATAAGCGGAGAAGCACTTTTTTTAAGAGGCCATGCAGATATATTTTGTTATGGTATAAGCGGATTTTATTTTTCTATGACAGACGCTGAAAAACAGCTTTTAAAGGAAAAGACTCTTAACGGTTTTAAAGCAGCAGCTAAAGACTTAAAAAGCGGGGAATATTTCCTTATTGTATTAGATGAAGTTTTAGGTGCAATAGAAATTGGATTAATCGAAGTTTCAGATTTAATAAAAGCACTTGAAAATACCAATAATAATACGAATGTAGTAATTACAGGCAGGGTTTTGCCAAAAGAATTATACGAAAAATTGGATTTGATTACTGAGATGAAAAACGTAAAACATTACTACAAAAAAGGGATAAAATCAAAGCGTGGAATAGAATATTAA
- the aroF gene encoding 3-deoxy-7-phosphoheptulonate synthase translates to MIIILKQDANETAKKELINQIEAMGLTIHYSQGKHTSLLGLIGDTSVVDIESILAKDIVADVKRIQEPYKNANRKFHPRDTIVDVNGIKIGGGNFQVIAGPCSVESDEQISSIAKDVLGSGATLLRGGAFKPRTSPYSFQGMGAKGLDMLQEAKKLTGLPVVTEIMDASHISLFEGVDVLQVGARNMQNFELLKQLGSIKKPILLKRGLANTIEELLMSAEYIMASGNENIILCERGIRTFETAYRNTLDISAIPMLKEKTHLPVIIDPSHAAGIPWMVEPLSLAAIAAGADGLIIEVHNDPSHAKSDGQQALSPAQFDVIMKKLKSTAEFFGKKVG, encoded by the coding sequence ATGATTATTATATTAAAACAGGATGCCAATGAAACCGCGAAAAAAGAACTGATAAATCAGATAGAGGCTATGGGCCTTACTATACATTATTCTCAGGGGAAACACACTTCGCTTTTAGGCCTTATCGGCGATACATCTGTAGTTGATATCGAAAGTATACTTGCAAAAGATATAGTCGCAGATGTAAAGAGAATACAAGAACCTTATAAAAATGCAAATCGGAAATTTCATCCGAGGGATACTATCGTCGATGTAAACGGAATAAAGATAGGCGGCGGGAATTTTCAAGTGATTGCAGGGCCTTGCTCTGTTGAAAGTGACGAGCAGATCTCTAGTATAGCAAAAGACGTACTTGGGTCTGGCGCTACTTTGCTTCGGGGTGGCGCTTTTAAACCGAGGACTTCTCCTTATTCTTTTCAGGGTATGGGAGCTAAAGGGCTTGACATGTTACAGGAAGCGAAAAAGCTAACAGGGCTCCCTGTTGTTACGGAAATAATGGATGCATCGCACATATCTCTTTTTGAGGGCGTTGATGTTTTGCAGGTCGGCGCACGCAATATGCAGAATTTTGAACTTTTGAAGCAGTTAGGGAGCATAAAAAAGCCTATTCTTTTAAAAAGGGGGCTTGCTAACACAATAGAGGAGCTCCTTATGAGCGCGGAATATATAATGGCTTCGGGAAACGAAAATATAATATTGTGTGAGCGTGGAATCAGAACGTTTGAGACGGCATATAGAAATACTCTTGATATATCTGCGATACCTATGTTAAAGGAAAAGACGCATCTGCCGGTCATAATAGACCCAAGCCATGCTGCCGGGATACCATGGATGGTGGAACCTCTGTCACTTGCTGCTATTGCCGCCGGAGCAGACGGGCTTATAATAGAGGTACACAATGATCCGTCGCACGCGAAATCTGATGGGCAGCAGGCGCTTTCTCCAGCACAGTTTGATGTTATAATGAAAAAGTTAAAAAGCACGGCTGAATTTTTCGGCAAAAAGGTAGGATAA
- a CDS encoding DUF421 domain-containing protein, with protein MLNVIIKSTILYLFVILSMRLMGKRQMGELQPFEFVISIIIADMVATPLANSGIPITYGVIPTIVLLSMHSLLTFLCMKSEKARAFFSGKPSFIINKGMLNKKELKKNSMDINDVLEEVRSKEVVDINDIYYAILETNGKLSVILRPDKSPLTPKDINLKPQNKGFYYAVILDGKVHKKNLDAVNLSEDLLVNEIKRHGISDVSDVFYATVNEINELYLQTKDGVKKTMTVKADRSNV; from the coding sequence ATGCTAAATGTAATTATAAAATCAACGATACTTTATTTATTTGTAATTTTATCTATGCGGTTAATGGGAAAAAGGCAGATGGGCGAGCTCCAGCCGTTTGAATTTGTCATATCCATTATAATAGCAGACATGGTGGCCACCCCGCTTGCTAATTCTGGTATTCCCATAACTTACGGCGTAATTCCTACTATAGTGCTTCTTTCTATGCATTCCCTTTTGACTTTTTTATGTATGAAAAGCGAAAAAGCACGGGCATTTTTTTCAGGAAAGCCATCTTTTATCATAAATAAAGGTATGCTAAATAAAAAAGAGCTTAAGAAAAACAGCATGGATATAAATGACGTCTTAGAAGAAGTGCGTTCAAAAGAAGTTGTAGATATAAATGACATTTACTATGCCATACTTGAGACCAACGGCAAGCTGAGTGTTATTCTGCGCCCGGATAAATCACCGTTAACTCCAAAAGATATAAATTTAAAACCGCAAAACAAAGGCTTTTATTATGCAGTGATTCTAGATGGGAAAGTGCACAAAAAAAACCTAGATGCTGTTAACCTATCTGAAGATTTGCTTGTCAATGAAATCAAGAGGCATGGAATAAGTGATGTTTCAGACGTTTTTTATGCAACTGTAAACGAAATTAATGAACTTTACCTGCAGACAAAAGACGGAGTTAAAAAGACCATGACAGTGAAGGCAGACAGAAGCAATGTTTAA
- the guaB gene encoding IMP dehydrogenase, with translation MKMDALPESLTFDDVLLVPQPSSVIPTETVLKTALARDIVLNIPMASAAMDTVTDSRLAIAIAREGGIGIIHKNMSIEDQASDVDRVKRSEHGVITDPFSLSPEHLVKEANELMAKYRISGVPITEGNGKLVGILTNRDLRFETDFSKKIKEVMTSENLVTAPMGTTLAQAQEILRKHKIEKLPLTDSKGYLKGLITIKDIEKTIQYPNSAKDKNGRLLVGAAVSTSENTLERVETLYKSKVDVIAVDTAHGHSINVINTVKAIHAEFPDLPIIAGNVATASAVADLVKAGADCIKVGIGPGSICTTRVVAGIGVPQFSAICECAAEAAKYGVPIIADGGIKYSGDITKALAGGASVVMIGSLFAGVEESPGETEIYQGRSFKVYRGMGSVGAMKQGSKDRYFQEGQNDPEKLVPEGVEGRVPYKGTLSDTIYQLIGGLRSGMGYCGAKTIAELQEKAKFVRITSAGLQENHPHDIYITKEAPNYTVR, from the coding sequence ATGAAAATGGATGCTTTGCCCGAAAGCTTAACATTTGACGACGTATTATTGGTTCCGCAACCAAGCTCGGTAATTCCGACAGAGACTGTCTTAAAAACCGCACTTGCAAGAGATATTGTTTTAAACATTCCGATGGCAAGCGCAGCAATGGACACGGTAACAGACAGCAGGCTGGCTATTGCAATTGCGCGCGAAGGTGGAATAGGAATAATTCATAAGAATATGAGTATAGAGGATCAAGCTAGCGACGTGGACCGCGTTAAACGGTCTGAACATGGCGTCATAACGGATCCTTTTTCTTTAAGCCCGGAACATTTGGTGAAAGAGGCCAATGAATTGATGGCAAAATACCGTATCTCCGGCGTTCCAATAACAGAAGGAAACGGAAAATTAGTAGGTATTTTGACTAACCGTGACCTCAGATTTGAAACGGATTTTTCTAAGAAAATAAAAGAAGTAATGACTTCTGAAAATCTAGTTACAGCTCCAATGGGGACGACTTTAGCCCAAGCTCAGGAGATACTTAGAAAACATAAGATAGAAAAACTTCCGTTGACAGATTCGAAAGGATATTTAAAAGGCTTAATTACTATAAAGGACATAGAAAAGACAATACAATATCCCAATTCCGCTAAGGACAAAAACGGCAGGTTATTGGTTGGTGCCGCTGTAAGCACTTCTGAAAATACACTTGAGAGAGTAGAAACACTTTATAAGTCAAAAGTAGATGTTATTGCCGTTGATACGGCGCACGGGCATTCGATAAACGTAATAAATACGGTAAAAGCAATACATGCGGAATTTCCGGACTTGCCTATAATTGCTGGGAATGTCGCTACTGCATCTGCTGTTGCAGATTTGGTAAAAGCCGGGGCAGATTGCATCAAAGTAGGTATAGGACCTGGTTCTATTTGCACAACGCGTGTTGTAGCTGGTATAGGTGTACCGCAGTTTTCAGCAATATGCGAATGCGCAGCCGAGGCGGCTAAATACGGTGTGCCTATAATCGCAGACGGCGGAATAAAATATTCTGGAGATATAACCAAGGCTTTGGCCGGCGGAGCATCTGTAGTCATGATAGGCAGCTTGTTTGCAGGAGTAGAAGAAAGCCCCGGAGAAACGGAGATATACCAAGGAAGAAGTTTTAAGGTTTATCGTGGAATGGGGTCTGTCGGAGCTATGAAGCAGGGCTCTAAAGACAGGTATTTCCAGGAAGGGCAAAACGATCCTGAAAAGCTTGTACCTGAAGGCGTTGAAGGGCGTGTGCCGTATAAAGGGACTCTTTCAGATACTATATATCAGTTAATAGGCGGGTTGCGTTCCGGCATGGGATATTGCGGTGCGAAGACTATAGCAGAACTGCAGGAAAAGGCTAAATTTGTAAGAATAACAAGCGCAGGGCTGCAGGAAAACCATCCTCATGATATTTACATAACAAAAGAAGCGCCTAACTATACAGTTCGGTAA
- a CDS encoding transcriptional repressor has protein sequence MIYSKQREIIYNAMKDNRSHPTADELYNQLKPKNPQLSIGTVYRNLNLLVEKGLIDRIKVPNGPDRFDRKDSPHYHMICKVCGKAFDIPKSYIEINKNALNKDDIALVEELNVICYGKCRDCI, from the coding sequence ATGATATATTCAAAACAAAGAGAAATTATATATAACGCAATGAAAGATAACAGGAGCCATCCTACGGCGGATGAGCTTTACAATCAGCTTAAGCCTAAAAATCCGCAGCTTAGTATAGGTACTGTATACAGGAATTTGAATTTACTTGTAGAAAAAGGATTAATAGATAGGATAAAAGTTCCAAATGGGCCAGACAGGTTCGACCGTAAAGACAGCCCGCATTACCATATGATATGCAAAGTATGCGGTAAAGCTTTTGATATCCCAAAATCATATATAGAAATAAACAAAAATGCACTTAATAAAGATGATATTGCATTGGTTGAAGAGTTAAATGTAATATGTTACGGTAAATGTAGGGATTGTATTTAG
- a CDS encoding DUF4363 family protein translates to MFKKILIIALFLGTITFAVLQHVYIKNTSDVFLSYCKEAIMYVNADDFDSAKEKMELINEQWEKSEKTLEALIEHTEIDNIERSLRLAASYLESEEKSMFLSEAQVLTFLFGHIEYIDNIALENIL, encoded by the coding sequence ATGTTTAAAAAGATCTTGATAATTGCCCTTTTTCTTGGGACAATAACATTTGCGGTTTTACAACACGTCTACATAAAAAATACAAGCGATGTGTTCCTTTCTTATTGCAAAGAGGCAATAATGTATGTAAACGCAGATGATTTTGACTCGGCGAAAGAAAAAATGGAGTTAATAAACGAACAATGGGAAAAATCCGAAAAAACTTTAGAAGCTTTGATAGAACATACTGAAATCGACAATATCGAGAGGTCTTTAAGGCTGGCTGCATCTTACCTGGAAAGCGAAGAAAAATCTATGTTTTTATCCGAGGCCCAGGTATTAACCTTCTTATTCGGGCATATCGAATATATAGATAATATCGCTTTAGAAAATATCTTGTAA